The Festucalex cinctus isolate MCC-2025b chromosome 6, RoL_Fcin_1.0, whole genome shotgun sequence genomic sequence gcggtcggggattttagagccttaaaacatttacaagagttgtaaaacataaagctaactacttcgcggatttcatttattgcgggtattttttggaacctaaccccagcggaaaacgagggaacactgtaatccaAAAACGGAagatgaaaggtagaagaaaaggAATCTGAAAGCTCTTAGAAGGCCCAAGAGTTAAGTACTTTAGATTTAACTCTAACACACAGTTTCAtcgtcacaatgttcaaatgttttgcagttCCAGAGTTTCCTTGTGATGTATTTGGcataaaattgctcttttgagAGTAAAGGTTACTGACGCCTGGTGTAGATTGTTTCCTTCCTCGGCAATGTTGCACGTTTTAAACCAACCTCTAGAGGGCGCCAAAACCATAttgaaaaacaaagcatttgAATCATACCTGACATTGGGTGCCATTAGCCTTTAGTTTTTCACTCAAATGCCAACAACATTGCTTGCTCATTTAGTATCTTTTAAATGCGGTCACAGCATTAAAACATATTGTGATGTTACACAGCTGCAAGCATTTTCAATGCCATTTACCGTAGCATTCAAAATTGTCGAACTTCCTCTCACAGGTGTAGACACACACGTGCATCGGATCTCCAACAGACTGGGCTGGCTCATGAAGCCCACCAAGAACCCTGAGGCAACACGCAAGGCTCTACAGGAATGGTTACCCAGGTACAGTACATGCCCTTAAAATCTGTTTAGTAAGTCTATGAATAACTATAAGCTATAAATAGTCATTAATGTCCCTATATTGTAGCCTATGAAGGCTgcagtctacaaaaaaaatctagaatGATGACTGTTTTCATGCACTAAGGAATTTAAATCAAATTGATCATTTATGAAAGGTTTTCTGGCTATCAAGAATGTAACTGAACAAAAACAGCAATGGCATGTTTCAAGTCATCGTCTTGTGTTAATGCTTGCCAATGTTTACAGGGATCTCTGGAGCGAGATAAACTGGTTACTTGTGGGTTTTGGACAGCAAGTTTGCCTTCCAACCAACCCGCTCTGCTCCCTGTGTTTGAACCAGCATAGCTGCCCGTCCGCGCACCAAAGCTCTCCTGCAAAGCTGCTTAAAGTTCAGTCAGCGCTCTCGCCATCTTCAACTTCTTCCCTCCAAGCAAAAACTGAATCTGGACAAGAAACTGATGTTAATGCAGACACAATAAATGAGCCACAGAGTGTCAACCTCGCCACTCAAAGAAGGAAACTGAACCGCAAGgttaaacactaaataaaaccTCTTGGAGTGTGGTTTTGGTTTTATGCTTTGTCAGTTTAGgaacaaaacaaatactgtgTTGTTTCTGCcagacaaatatatatatatatatattttgctacTTCATAttacaaattcacatttttttgtttgtacacTTTAGTCTGTGTAATACCACTCAGACCTTCAAacacttcatttaaaaaaaaaaaagaaaaaagaaaaatgtgggtCATGCTACTTACCCATGACAAATTGTCATCTGACACCAGTATGATGGCTTTGCTTGCTTCTCCATTGTTCTAGTCtagtcttgtttttgtgtgtttcaggAACTTCCTGATTATTGTTATacattcatttgatttattggATAGAATTGTTTACTAGTCTGTTATCATTCCCAATGATGAATGAATCTTTGGAGCAGAATGAACTGTAAACTTTGCAAACTTTTAAGGATTAGGTGTGAGCTTTGTAGAACGTTGTGAGTTGCTGTATCGACCAAAACTAACATTTACATCCTACACCATAAGCAACATAAAATATATCACAAATAACCTTTCACCTCTTGTCCACTCTTGTCCACTGACAACAGATGGAGGGAGGGACTTGTATGGAAGAACCAATCAATATTCAACATTTGAGATGTTGaactttccacatttttttttattacgcgCCATATTTGTCTCTTAAGGCAATTGTGCTTTCACTTTGACAAAAAAGCTttcacactggaaaaaaaaaatgttacttttccACTCTGGTGAATAATAACTAAGTTTTCAGTTCAAGTGAAAGATTTAGGTGAGAAAGGTTTTTGGTGTATGTGGATTTTTGGTATATGTGGATTTttggtgagtgttttttttaattttttttatgtgtaggtAAACATTATTTTTGCCTTATATGGCACCTAATGGAATCGTGTCAACTTGTCACATCTGAAACTGGTCTTAAATGAAACAAGCTCACTTCATTCAACTTTAATTGTGCCTACATGTAACATTCAAAACTTACCACAGATTAGGGAGGCATTTTTGTTCACAGGGTAAATAATTTGGTGTCCATTGgctcaaacttggcattttccGCCCCCTTTGACTGTCTGGTGAACTCGTTGGCACTGCCAGTTGAACTCTGGTGCGCCTCAACACGATCTGTTATTGACGCCTCCTCCTCAAGAAACGCCCCCCTGACAAGAACAATTAAGAACTACCTGTGAGAAGCAGCTTTCTAATCTCTGATCTCCGATAATGCCCTCCCATGGACGGGGTTTAGCCACTGTCCCTGATTTTTAGACACCATTTTACGCTTTCCATCCCTCGCACCTGTTACGCGCTCCCAGACGTGCGTCCTGGATTTTGTTTGCATGATGGGCTAAGCATTCATTAGTTTTAGCCTAGTTTTCATCTGCACTTTGGCCGATTGTGTCTCGATAATGGACCCGCATGATGCGTCATGATGATGATCTTTTGGGCACGGGAGCGATGAACTCGTGATGGATTAGGCGCGACTCCCCACAGAGCACCTGTTTAATCTCCGAAAACTCCTGAACTTGGTCTCTGCTTTTGTCTTGCTGGAATGGAGAGCGATCTAAGGCCCAGGGTGTGCTACCTGATGAAAACAGAACGCGGATATGGGTTCCACTTGCACGGCGAGAAGAATAAAGGTGGACAGTTTATCCGAAAAGTGGAGCCCGGCTCCTCGGCTGACTATGCCGGACTGAGAGCCGGGGACCGAGTGGTGGAGGTGAACGGCGAGAATGTAGAGAACGACAGCCATCACCAGGTGAGTTAATTGCAACTCATCATGAGACTGCGGGCGCTTTATTGCGCCAACTCGTATGTGAGTTGGCCTTTGAGTGGTAGAGTGACGTCACCTCTGTGAGATGCAAACAATAAACCCCTACCAGTTGGACCACTTTTATTTCGCctgaggtggaggaggaggaggggtacTTAAGTGGGTCAATGTGAGCCTTATGTAAAGGGGATCATGTTGTAATGGATGCAGTATAAAAACCCATCAACAGGTATTggattattgaatttttttgtcttaagtgttttatgttgatggaaaaaaaacaaacagctgtCAGACATTCAAATGCATGATGTTCAGGTTTTGACTGAGTGCTTTATAAGCCTGGATGTTGCAAATTAATCATTTGTTCTTGATGTATATCACGATACGGATATTCAATACTACTTTTTCCCCAAGATGACACCATTAGGCTACAAGTATTCACTCTTTTAGCACTAACCAATACTGAATACTTATGCCGCTAGTTCTATTGATATTTAAAATTTCTATTAatgcaatgacaaaaaattaATTGTGAACAATGACCTTTCTTTTTAATGCAGATGATGATTTGCCAATGTGTTAAACAGCCGTACTATAGTGCACCTACTCCAGGGGAGGATTTACTCGATTTGAACCTTAATTATTCGTGGACGGTATCGGCAGCCTCCATGAGtacccgataccttgaaataaggctgatATTGGCCTGTGTCAGTATTTGGCCATCAAAACCACACTCTAAATGGCGTCCAAATCCATTCGCAACCTTCTTGGTTGCTATATTGACAATAATCCATAAATTATCCTACACCTAATTTTATATGCTCGCAGTTGTTTTAGTTCTGGCCTTGCCACAAAAATGATGTAGATGTTGTCGACACAAAttagaaaaacatttaatttgacGATAATTGTTTTCATTGGCAAAGTTATAGCAAGACTAAATCCGTTCATCATTGAAGTTATGTTAAAGTTtagaaaaagtatttatttatttatttgtttatttattttcctaccAACACTTGGTCATTTATGTAGTTTTAGATTTGCTCTATGTACAAAGTGTCCTGAGACAACGTCTGTTGTGATTTGGTGCtatatactgtaaatacattttaattgaattgaaataaaaatttaatacatttttcctttgtaatattaaaaaaaatggaccaacTAAAATCGGTGGTATAAAACAATAATTTGTCTGTCGATGACGTTCACTTTGTTGCTATCTAGGTTACACACAAGTCGtgcttgttaactcattcactcccagccatttttacagcAGCAATACTCTCCTGGCTGGATTTGGACTtattttgcgaggcccacagaatataatgttctattgctttaaacctatcaaaagaaagattaaagtatcttctttcatcagaaaaaaaaagaagtatatttctctctgtttccgttttgcagcaattaacagaatatagctacgtttcagcattactcacaaatctatttagaattgtgagtaattgagctttttttccaacatgttcctggttgatctcctttgctctgctgccacctgttggtcgtttgtgtaataactactatttctgcaaccgttctttgcagttgagaggctgcatcaaagccttctgtatgctctagcataaaaaaaaacaacaacctataaatacgtctttgggacactaaaacatataaaacgtatttatacgtctttgggagcaaatgagttcataaaCAGCatacaaatgcaaacaaaatacTTTTCAGCCCTAAAAGAGTCATCCAAAATCTGCTGTGTACAGGTGGTGGAGCGAATCCGAGAGGTACCTCATCGCACCAGACTGCTGGTAGTGGACCGAAACACGGAtgagtaccttcacagctgtgGTCTAGCTTGCACTGAGGAATTGGCCATCGAGATGGGGACCCTCTCCCCGCGTCTCTCACCTGGAGACACGCCATCAAGTTCTCCCTTACCAAGGGAGAATTCGCCCAAGTCCCCTAAACCTGACACGCCCACTTTTTTGATCTCACAAGGCAAGAGGCCCTCTGTGACATCAAGCACTGTAACCGACACAGAGGTAAGCATCTTCTTGACAGCCAATGAGCTAGGGTGTTTAGAACGGGCGTGTCATTGATTACACACCCTTGAACCTGATGAGAAATAATCTGGTTTTAAGATCTTGGCGTTCAATCTCAAAGCAGTGCCAGAGCGTCTGGcagcttctctctctctctctcgaggCGATAATGACTATCAACAAGGAAGACAACACTTGAGAAGAGAGCAAAAAACACGCTCTCGCATTCTTAGTCACATAATGAAACTTTTCTTCTTGCCTTGTAACATTGTGTCCCTCAAAAGGTCTTGAGTTCGTGTAATATTTGTTTACAATGTAGTGTTCTTTGAGGTGTGGTCATTTCAACTTTACTTTGAGACAGCTCTCTTTTTGCATGCTGAGTGTTACGTAACACCATACACATCTTTTTTCACACCTCTCTACATACTTGTGTTTTACCttttaccgttttttttttccagagataGAGAGGCAAAGGTTAAATTGGAACATTTCAGCCCTCTTTTTCAATACAGTTTACATTTTAGactaggggtgtccaaactacggcccacgagccatttgcggcccaccatccattttttaatGGCCcgtggcatatgctaaaaatgtcatttgacttggttaaaataaaataaaaacaaaactgtttcgagatggtcaaagtaagaagagagggtgtcgaaaaacacaggtgttattaaaagttattttagttaactaaaactaacgaaaaaactaaaattaaaaaaactatttcgttcacgaaataaaacaaaaacgatgatgcttttgaaaaaaagaaaactaactgaaactacattttatgtttacaaaactaactaaaataaaactataattatagcaaacgtccttcgttttagtctttgttaattaatttaattagtaatacacataaaaaaataaaactaattctgaaattaactaaactaaaactaagcatttattaaagaactaaaactaattaaaaaaaactaacagaaatatcctgaaaactaattaaaactaactaaaaacaattttttttaaactcaaaacaaaataaaaactaaaatgaaaaattccaaaactataataaccctattgccatactacaaataaattggtttatatactgtatcatttttctaaatatgcaaaagcacaaatatattatttgtacaattttttaggactaaacacaatttctcttcataacattatgtgtcccttgcgtcctgattttctggatgtggccctgaaatgaaaacgtttggacactcCTGTTTTAGACACTTAATACAGGAAAAAGTATTTGGACATTTGGCAGTGATTTTGTGGGATCTCTGTGCAAAGGAGTCATTTGTTTTGGTTCATCACAAATTAATGAGGTTGAGGCCTTCCTTCCACACCAAATTTTACTAGTCTGTTGTAACTTGTTTTTGTTGAGTTTGGTCTGgcagttgtttttaaaaaaattttgggGTACATATCCAAAACCAGTCTCGTTTTTTCTCTATCACGTCAACTTTGTCAAACTATAGGagctctgtttaaaaaaaaaagaaaaaaaaaaagaaaaagaaatgtgtaGGCTACTGTGGCTACAcaataaattctgtagagtaaatttgactctagagTACATttaagtgggaccaaatagactcagttttagagtacactaatatttacacttggaagagggtaaaataaaggatttgaaaaaaaatcaaataagggttgaggaacaaactcacaaccttcaggttgggagacggctgcactaccacctgagctatgtccatcctattgtttatttatatccaagaggagaccaaaatCATCGTTTTTGATTCCAGCTGACATtagcgatatactaacacacagcaggaggtCTGTAGCTGAGGGAGTAAATCGGCTGTCTCCCAAAATGAAGATGAGTTCGTTTCTCAACCCTtgaatgacttttattttaaaattttttaattatttattttactctcttccaagtgtaagtATTACTCTAAAACAGTCTATttagtcccactctaaatagagtcaaatttactctaaaaATCTTCTGTgtctgtatgtaaaaaaaataaaataaaaaaaaataaaaataaaaaaaaataaatctaagatGTAAAGCtttgaaaactaaaaaacaaaacagaaaaacacatttaaccCTTTGGGTTAGAATCTTTGAGGACAACAGGAGGGTTAAACGAAATGGACCTTACAACAGTATGCCCATGATTACAAAGTTAAGAGAAAAGCTAGTCCTCTTAATCCCTACTATgctatcttgaaaaaaaaagaataaaaacaaaatagtgaGAGACTAGTGTAGAATTGCACTACATCTGCAGGGTTTCAAATATGcaatatgtactgtacatataGGAAACCCAAACTGCATAATAACTGATACAGCTGAATGTATTGCCAGTGCCACACAGTTGAAGTCTCCGAAGGCGGCAAGTACAGATCGTCTTGTGACGTATTGATTTTAGCTGACTTGAGAACACTCTGTCATAGCTCTCTGTTTGGGTTCCAAACAAAGTGAAGCTCAATCGTCAGTGTCATGACTCAAATCAAACTGTCTGtgttttgcaggaaaacaaAGTAAATAGTGGCAGCTGGTGGTTACAATTCTCTTTCATAATCTTGCTTAAAATTagcaaaatataaacacaaaataGATCACACACACGTTCTACTACATCACTTACGTAATCACACAATCAAGTAgcttttattatacagtacaaaaccaaacaaatagCCTTTCTATTTTCATGTGCCTGGTGGAATTTAAAATTTAGAATATtgttaattaatattatttgcTGACTGtacactaaataaaaatggcaacatCCATTACAATATATTTCCAACACTTGCAGCCGCAAACGGTTTTAGCCAATTCCTCCAGTAGAACTTCTCTTCTTAATGGGCTTGCATAATGGTTGACATTTATCAAACATAAACACGGACAAAATTTCATTCTTGCATGAGGTTAGAGGACACCCAAATAAAGGCTCATGTCGCCACAGTTTTGGCTGGATAGGCATCTCTACTTAACAAGTTATGTCCTGCAGTATTTTCTCTTTCTATTACCATTTGTTTTgtattaattcttttttttttttagttgtacaCTAATAAGTAGTGTtgtgataccgatactggtatcggcagaggtgccgatactgcattaaaacagtggtatcggtatcagtgagtactcacatgccgataccattaattccaaagctaatataggattttggatgcagcatcttgtgacttgctcgtgcacgacgttcactgatatgtgacatgttcactgcatgccgatctaagatatcctattggcccttgaatgctctgaaccaatggcaggacagctttttcatgttgaggaaaaaaaaaacaacctaggtatcggtatggtatcggcatcagccaatactgcaaagctggaatTTGAATTGGTATCGGGGTccaaaaaatggtattggaacaacactactaataaTTCATTATCTTCTCCAAAATATGGTTTTCAATTAAtcatacaatttttttgtagcccccacccccaccaaaaaaaaatctttaaaaaaataatgatgaacCCCCAAAACACAAACCCAAAAAAgggtgaaaaagaaaaatattataaaaaaaaaaagagagagagagagagagagagagctgaaTCTGTGAGTGCCAAAGTGCGGGTATGAGGAGATATACTGTAGTAGAGGAAATATGTTtagaattttaatgaaaaaaaatcttgtagtATATCTTCTGTGACACttgtaacttttctgacattttgtaTGCATCATTGTTATTGCATGAAAGtgtttaaatgttgaaaaaaaaaatcatttttaaattttggtgaaaaaaaaagagtgaattAAAATCAGAACTCGATGCTAATTTCTATGTGAATTATATACTAACAAATTATAGTGGTTATTGTACTGGTCAGTGTGGTTTGCATCATGTTTTAGCTGAGTTGACAAAAATAACATGTCAGAATGGCATTTAGAACTGTCACCATTGCAATCCAATATGTTCTAACCAACAGAGCATTGACCTTATCCATCAGTGTGTATGGATTATAGTATAAACAATTTACACAATATACATTCCTTGGGTTATACAAAAAGCACTTAATTGTTACATAAGTGAATGTGCCTGCATAAGTTTTTATTGTTCATGGATCAGAAAAGACAGTGACAGTTGTCACAAAGCCCTCATAAAGCGGTTCATATAGCACCACACATAACTTTTGTGCAGGTATCGTCTGGGGTCAATTTCGACTCAATCCCCTTTCACCTCATTCCCCTCATTGACTATAGCAGCCATGCTAAACATCATCCACAAAGACAACTTTGGTAACGTTGTCCTCATTTGCAGGGTTATTTTACCCATCTACAGATAGAGGCCTCACCAGAGCCGTCGATTGAGCTCCTTCCCCGCCTGTGTCATCTGGTCAAAGGAGAACTGGGCTATGGCTTCAATCTGCACAGCAATAAAGCAAAGGGTGGACAATTTGTGCGCTCTGTGGACCCCCATTCACCTGCAGAGAGAGCCGACGTCCGCCCAGGAGATCGACTGGTGgaggtacacacacacaaacacagcttGCTCTGAATTTTCCTTGCTAAATTGAGTGATATGGCAAGTGTGGACTCATAGGCAAAACAGACGTGCCACTTTCTTGATTAATCAAGTCTGTGCACTGATTTGCTAACTTGCTTTGTGATTG encodes the following:
- the nherf2 gene encoding NHERF family PDZ scaffold protein 2 isoform X2; protein product: MESDLRPRVCYLMKTERGYGFHLHGEKNKGGQFIRKVEPGSSADYAGLRAGDRVVEVNGENVENDSHHQVVERIREVPHRTRLLVVDRNTDEYLHSCGLACTEELAIEMGTLSPRLSPGDTPSSSPLPRENSPKSPKPDTPTFLISQGKRPSVTSSTVTDTEIEASPEPSIELLPRLCHLVKGELGYGFNLHSNKAKGGQFVRSVDPHSPAERADVRPGDRLVEVNGVNIECLKHSEVVAFIKAGEREVRLLLVDQETDELFHRLGITPTARHVYMDESSLEASSSTPSPTCTEAPIIHVTLTDAPITSMSPKQRANGSCASQSSTSSTTQSELSSSDMSFQVPEEDDRRVLDPFMDNGLRLSPTAAEAKQKVLARRNKKRAPPMDWSRKQEIFSNF
- the nherf2 gene encoding NHERF family PDZ scaffold protein 2 isoform X1 — encoded protein: MESDLRPRVCYLMKTERGYGFHLHGEKNKGGQFIRKVEPGSSADYAGLRAGDRVVEVNGENVENDSHHQVVERIREVPHRTRLLVVDRNTDEYLHSCGLACTEELAIEMGTLSPRLSPGDTPSSSPLPRENSPKSPKPDTPTFLISQGKRPSVTSSTVTDTEGYFTHLQIEASPEPSIELLPRLCHLVKGELGYGFNLHSNKAKGGQFVRSVDPHSPAERADVRPGDRLVEVNGVNIECLKHSEVVAFIKAGEREVRLLLVDQETDELFHRLGITPTARHVYMDESSLEASSSTPSPTCTEAPIIHVTLTDAPITSMSPKQRANGSCASQSSTSSTTQSELSSSDMSFQVPEEDDRRVLDPFMDNGLRLSPTAAEAKQKVLARRNKKRAPPMDWSRKQEIFSNF